The Ptychodera flava strain L36383 chromosome 14, AS_Pfla_20210202, whole genome shotgun sequence genome segment CTgtgcatgaaaatatttcttaagTCCAAGTACTTAGAATATGATACATATGATAATTTAGAATTGTTTTTCAGAGACAAAGTTCGAGGAGCTGTGACATCGGTTTTGGTCATTCTTGCCAAAAGCACCTTTCTGTACTTTCGGTCAGAACACCTCTATATCTTTTGACTGATCTGTTGAGTAGTCGTGCGTCTCCTGACAAAGATATTGGGGATCGCATTAAACAAATGAGGCAAACTATACATATATGGAGCTATAATTCCTTTTTCAATCGTTCGAGATATTCACGTCCGAGCGTTTTGTATCGATAAAATAGATTGCACTGAATTTTACACGTCCGTTTTTCCATGATGCGTTGATAAACTCCCCCAAAactgtttctggtccttgacattcagcaaaagtgattcggcgacgcggttttctttttgttttcttttttttaattcctaacaatgctggtttggcactattgttgcaacagttattgtcttttatcactggttGCATAgtacttccgttttctttttaacatttttggacatgcaaacagggatattaaggatagctgtactgatgagtttgtaacaaaaaagacatgacgcgcaggttctgaaatggaACGCACGATGAATAGAAACAaccttttttttggcctaaaggCTGTGTGCTACAAAGTCACGTTAAGCATATCGAAAGCTAATCGACCAACTTTAGTAAAAATCGAGTTAATTGACCAATGGTTATGACAATTACATCGCAAATAAACATGCGTTACAGATCTCGAGATTCGCGAAATTAAAGGCACGTTTTTCGATCCCAAGGCCTAAGTATACAGCCCTATACACTTGGATTCTCTTTGCATTGTTTTAGCACTCTATAACACAGGACACGTCAAACCATGGAGCTGCAAGCTAGTCTCACTTGTATCTCCATGGTCAAAAATACCAGTTCAGCTTATGTCTTCGTCAGATGACTGATAGCAATTGTGAAAGACAATACAAGCCATTTTTCTCAGGAACAATCCGAtcattttcaccaagagctGCAGTATACATTGTCAAAACTCCATTTAGAAATTCCCGTGACATCGTGATATTTGTGTGGTCTTGTGAACAATCTACTGGTGCTCTGAAGCTGAAATTAATTCACTGAAGCCTGGACATGCAACGAGGGTCAACGCCATTTCCCTCGTATTGAGCAGAAAATATTTCCCGCGGGAAAAAAACTTCTGTAGTTGTACCCACGGTCATACTCTCCACGGTTACTCTAGAGAATAACCGTGTTTGACCTGATGCGAAGAAATTTCGGGAAATGATAGAGTACCGAATAACGAACTACGGGGCTTACATcatagaaatgaaaaaatattgaaatacgcATCATTTTATGCCCGATATCCACCACGCATTTAATGCACTTGTTTCGGTATCGCTCACTGTAGCGTTTTAGAGGCACATTTCCAAAATTGCTATGTACGTGGATTCTGTCGGGAAATTGTTTTACAATCGTTTGCTTTTGATCGCTGAGTCCAAACTAAGAAAGTTCTGAGTCACAAGGACTTTAAAATGTATCTCTCATCTGAACTTTTAGGTATTTTCCCTCCTTATTATGTGTAGCCATCTGAAACAAGGTTTTCGATATCCTATTTCGCAAGACCTTTGTCCCGAAATCTGGAAAACCACTTTGCAATAACGAGTCTGCCTTTTAATACAAAGTATTCTCCGCCATGCACACAGTACGCATTGCTTTTAAAACCCTGATGGAGGGAATCCCAATAGTCTGCATTTAGTCTCCACTGTTTACACAAGGATAACACCGTACCTGACAATTTGGAAAATCTCTGAAAACTGATAGCGTGTCTGCAACCGATTTTGAACGAAGAAGCGTCGAGGCAGTTTCTTGCGACAATTACAGGCGATGGTGCGGTAGATCTTTTGTTTGAGTTCTGATGACTCACTCTTGATTCCCAATCACATACCTGGAAATTGAACCTTACTCTACTCCTTAAAGTGTCGTtgaacaaatgaataaaataaagcTACGTCCATATCCTGAAAAACATAAACTAACCGAGTGTGGCGGTAGGGAAACAGTTTTTTAAAGTggccattttcaaaacttttcagcCCCGTGGCGTGGATTCTGTGTATCAAAGCGATTATAGTGCTCGCAGTTCAGTCGCCCGTGAGGGAAAGGTTTTAATATTACTTTACACAATGCTCGTATATGCAAAAGGTTTGAAGACCCTGGTTTTCGAACAGAAAATGACACGAACATAATCGTTTGCCTCGAGAAGTTGACAAAGCGCAAATACTGTTTTGACTTCGGCTGACTGTGTGCTGTATGACCCGAGGGGAAGCCTGAGGCGCGAGTCGTTGACATTTAACCAAGACTACACACGAACCGAAATAATTTGAGTCGCAGTCACCGAAGGAAATTACAGTATAGTCTTTTTTCGCTCTATTAAGACAGAGACTTACGGTACGTTGGTTGGGGTTCAGTACAGACATATCTCATAAATGATACCACACAAGTGCATCGAGTGTATAATTTGTACCATTGGTCCTCCGCGATTCCGTTACTTGGAACCGTACTATATGCCAAAGACACATCTTGATTTCCTGATGAAGTCTTAATTAagaaatttcattgaaaatgtttggTGCAAAGacacaatatatttttatcttcACCTCTAAGAAAGTCAACAACATCGTTATATTGTACTTTAAAATTCGTGAAGTTTGTATATTCACACATGTAGGCCCTATATAGTAGGCATATTTGTACATATAGATGcagatacataaatacatactaCACTGATATTTACGTACGCGTATgtgtatatacatgtgtgtagggtatatatatataaacagattactccaagtacaaagtaatgaaatctattacttaagtttcatgcatcttgcaatcctcagatagagtgaaaggattactagctcgacactcttacatatatgattgggacgtcccaaaatacatacatatatatagttTGATTAGCCATCGCCATGATAAAACATCGTTCTCAATATCTGTCTGCCCAGTCTTGCTTTTTTGTGTCAACTTATCATCCATAACATTTTCACTCTTCGTATTTTCGTATTTTCTAGGGCAGAGTGATGTAAGACGACGGTCAAGTTCACCCGCCCCGATACCTTGGATACAGACCTTTGCAACTGACACGCGAACACCAAAGTCACGTGACGACAAGACACCGACTCGAACACATGCGGTGTTCAAGTTCACCGGGTCCTCGCCAGAAAAACGAACAAAGAACGCAGAACAAAAACCAAACGAAGAAAGGGGGTGTAACACAACCAATGCTTTTACAGCAGAAACCATTGAAGAATCTATGACACAAGATGATACTGAACCAACGCCAGGCATAGTATTTAAGGGTGCAGAATCAATTGACACAGAGAAAACCGACGATATACTACCAGAAACAAAAACTGAAGTGGGTGCCGCCACTACACAGACCGATGGCGAACGGGAAGGGGGCACCGATTTCGGTAGTTTTGTGGCCGATGCTCACAGCGCAGGAGAGTCGCCAAGGCCACCCGTCATTACGGAAAAGATGCCCCTTCCCCAGTTGACGTTGCCATCGCTAGAGATAACAGAAGCTGTGGACGAACCAATGGCAGAGGAACCTTCGCCCACGTGCCTGACTGTGACCAGAAGCAAACGCCATAGCCTCGAGGTGCCCATGATCACAACATCGGAAATGGCAATCCCGAAACCCGTGGTACAGCCAACTGCAATAGCAGTCACCAGCACGGAGCCACCAGAAACACCAACCGACCTGGCCGCCACAAATACACAGGAGAAAATTGCTATACCCAGAATACAGACTTTCGAAGCACCTGAACCAGTCGCCGTACCGAACATCACCTTTGATGACGATACCAGGGACATCGGATGCGGAAGTTTGGGCGATCTCGGGTCGTCCAGTTCGAGGGAGAGTCTGGAAGTACCCTCAGTGGACATTGACAAAGAAGCGTACCCAGCGAGGAAGAACTCCAAGAAGCCACCAGAAATAGAGATCCCGTCGGATGCTACTCCCAAAATCGAGACAGGACAGGCCAGTCCAAGTAGCCCTACGAAACGCAAATCGCTCATATTGACTCAAGATGAAGCCGAAGACGAGGACGAGCTgtatgatgattttttcatacaaGAACAACCAAGCGAGTGAAGAGACCACGTTTGCAGCGCGACTATGGCATCGATATACCAGACTGGCAGCTCACTGGTGAACTGTTTCCCACGTCCGATTTCGGAAACGCCGCGAAAGATAACAGCTTTCAAGAGGACGTAAAGTCGAGGTTTCTGAACTCGACAAATGAGAGCATCATGCATTTCTTCGAGAGGACGCGTGGTTCAAACGACAGTTCAGACAGTGAGAAAAGTGAACTGGAGCGCAAAATCGAGGCTGTCACCGAGAAGGCCAGAGAGGCGGATGAAGGAGTAGACCCTGATAAAGACAACGATGAAACCCAAGATGATGCAAAATCGCGTTTCCTCGAAGCGCCAAAGGATGAGCAACAGTCTCACCTCCTGTTGACGACAGCTATAACCTCGTCCACGGACAGCAGCGGCGGTGATGCGATCAGCTGCCAGCAGGATACAGACGATGCGAAATCCCGCTTCCTACAACCATCGGACGCTGCCAAATCAAGTCTTCTGCTCTCCAAAACCATACGCAGTTCCATCGATGTCGTTGATGGCATGCCTTCCCAGGATACAATTCAAAGTGTCCCTTCGGTTTCCACCGTGGAAGAGGCGGATAATGAAGAGCCTTTGAGTCAACCAGACATCCAGGGCCGGCAGGATGAGGCCGCCGCCGAGGCCGCGCCAAGCGCAAAGTCCCGGTTTTTGGAATCCTGTGTGGAAAGCGAGAACGAACCGGAAGACGAGGGACAGTCTACAATTCCGAGGCAGAACCCACAGACAGGTCGATGGGAAACAGGAGGTTGGTGTATCTTTTTACATCTTCACGCCCATATTACTGATATTAATCATTGGTTGTGTCTCTTTGAGGAAGGTTACACGTGAAGCCTTGGTATCATATGTGAATGTATAAACTTTAAGAATTGGATGGGAACAGGGGTTTTGGCAGTATCACAAAATGCGAGATGATAGAAAACAATTGCATTTCTTCTTCATCTTGTCcttaaatatgttgaaatacgaAGTATCAGCCCTGCAAACAGGATGCATTGTGTACCAATTACAATGCCATTATTGACAAAGGGTGTCTTGTCAGGACTAAAAGTTTATCGTGAACACTAAAATTGGACACTGGTGTATACATAGTCAACTTTTCGAAGTTAATAATGTGATTTGGGAGTAGATTATGAAATTGTATTTCACAAACGGAACAAAAATAATGGTAACAAAATTAGTAGTTACAACTGATGGAAGACTGTTTAAAAATACTGTTGGCGTTGACCAATGGCTACATTAGTATTCTGGCTACATTACGTCATGTGATGGTATTGTCGGCGTTGACCAATGGCTAAACTAACGTCATGTGATATGCCTCAAGTCGACTATGGATTTTACGGAAATTGTACCTATTAAGTTTGGTTCCCCTATATGTTACTTAATTTGTGTTATCTGTTCAGTAATTTATTTaggtatttatttatgtatcaaTCCGTTCATTCGTCCGTTCGCGTttcattcattttcttttgacactaaaattttaatatacatGGCCGAGAGCTCTGCATTGTGGTGAACTAATACAGCAGTTTAGCCCATAGTCCGTCGGGAACTATAGATGCTATGAAAGTTTAGCTGTTGGTTATCTTCGTTGATATAACTTGGAAGACACTATAAAATCGATCCTGCTTGTTGTCTGAACTTACTCGTTATGTACACACCAAAACATTTAAATCTTTCTAGCTCCTGTGCAGTGTCActtaatgtgaaaaaaattaatggcGTCTGTCTGGAGATTTCAAATCGCTTTTAAAAAATTGCCAGTCTGTTGATCTGTCAGTCTGCAGACTGGCAACTTGAGAAACATGTCTGTTCAGATATCACGTGACGCAGACGAGACTGTGTGGCCGTGTATCGGTTTCTTCGCGACCCAAAGAAGCGTCTTTTTAACTTAGGGTCTAAAGAAGAAGGCGCAAAGACCAGGTTTCGAGTTCACTTCAATTGCACTATTCCTGTGCACGGGTCTGGTGTTTTGGTTGCCATATCAAGGTCTCACTAACCAATGACATCGAGAATGCGATGAATAGCTTAGCAGGTTGCTGCAAAAGTAAACGTCAACAAGGCGTTAGAACGCTGTATAATTCCGGAATGAATGTATTCGAACACTTTGCAGGATAATTGAAACTTTGCCGATTATTTAAATCGTATTTAATAAGACATTTTGCCAACATCGACTTCACAGTTCATTGCCATGATAACGTACATTTCAATTTCACCTTAAAGCAACAAAGCTTTAATTTTTTATGACACTTTCGTTATTTTGTTGTACAGAACAAATACATATTAGAAGACAGTAATAGTCGTAACTGTAAACATAAGGGTaaaaattgtttatttgttattaatACATTTATAAATATGAACATTATTGATAAAATACAGCATTTCTGTCGTTGTATACTAAAATAAGCACCGAACTGCACTGGAATCAAGAATAGTGTTCAGAATTGATGCCAAATTCGCACTTTTGTAGCACAGATCCTCGGAAATAGGGTCTGCAGTTGTAGTATTGTACAGTACTGATGCGCGTACTGCCAGACTGGCACTGCATGTTAACGTTTAGGCAGTTCTATAACCGCTCATTACTTTGCAATCCTACAACTGCAGACCCTATTTCCGAGGTACCTCGCTGCACAGTTTTAGGTTCGTACTTTTCTTCCTACAAGATTGGAAGccgtattgaatttcaaatgacttTTAATGGTTTCCTCTTGTGTCGTCTATCAGCTGCCTCGTGGGGCAAACTCCTCGAAGCCGAATTGGCAGACGATATAGAATTTTACGAATCCGATGAAGAGcttgaaaaagaaccgaattcCAGGGACGAGTACGTACCCGAAACTGAGGCTCAACGAAGTGATGGTGATgaagacgatgatgatgatgtggaaCTGCTCGGCGCTGCGGCTCCAAAGCCACGGCGGCGCGAGACTACTGCGTATGGCACAGCCTCAGGTAACTTTTCCTCTGCACTTAGTCTGTTGAAATAATTGCATCCAAATTGTTATAAACTGAAAGAGGAAAATCTCAATTCCAAGGATTAGGCACGCCCATAATGTTAAAGCTTCCCCTTGTTTGATACTGGCAAAATAAAGTCCATAAAATTCACTCAGTATGGTTTAATTTGAAGCTAGATATTTACAGTACTTTTTATTAATTAAATGCCGCAAAAAGATACTAGAATTTGATTATATGCTAATATCTTTTTTATTCACGGAAAGGCCTGCAATATTCAAAGTGTTCACAAAACGAAATTATACAACGCATTCGCGGTATGTTCATTGTAAAATATACCAAACTACCCTACTACTTTAACATTGGAAAACTGGAGGTTTGAAGCAGCTTCTTCCATGAAGTGACCCTCTGAGCTATAGTTGCCAAATGAACTCAAACGCCAGAGGCCTCATTGAAAACATATGCTGTCATTGTAGGAATCAAAAGATGAAATATCATAAGAGCTCTACAGACGGCTGCAAATTTTACAGACAATAGCAGGTTGCCTTGACGACTATGTTTCATCGACTAGAAAGGGTACTTGGAAGTTAGGTATCTGATATAAAAACACCATTTGCATTCATTTAAAAAATCGTTTCGCAGACGAGTGAAACTGTGTGTGCATTAATCTCCGTTATCGTCATGTGGTTTTACAGGCTCTTTTTGCCAGTCAACTAGCTCAACTTCGTTTCTGTAAGTTCACCTTGGGGAGTATGTGCAGAACTGCGTTGAATATTAGAAGCTTGTGAGAAagggggttgtaaatgagaaaCACGTTGGCACGAGACTCCGGTCAACGCGATGTGTACTTAATTCAAGAGGCAACGTTCGAATGTTTTAACTGGCCCGGGCATGCGTTCAATAATATTTAAGAAATAATGAGAGCGTACCAGACGTTACGCCGACCTACTTCGTTATCGCATTAAATTCAGTCAGGGGTTGTTTCTGCATTTATAAATAGCCTTGTAGAAATGAAGCATTCGACAGATGTGTAAACACTGGTAAATGGAAATTCCTGCTGGTGAGCTCCTAAGTGAATCTTAAACCTTTTCTCCTCTCTGTGTACCAATTTCTGCAGATATTTTCAGTCCCTGGTACAATAAAGCAGTGGTAATTGATAACGGGTCTGATGTGCTGAAGATTGGTCTTGCTGGTGGGTACATACCGAGTATCACAATGCCTACTATAGTCGGGAGAAAGAGGGGCTACGATCTGTCTGAAAGggacagacacacatatattGGGGATGATG includes the following:
- the LOC139149324 gene encoding actin, plasmodial isoform-like, translating into MHFFERTRGSNDSSDSEKSELERKIEAVTEKAREADEGVDPDKDNDETQDDAKSRFLEAPKDEQQSHLLLTTAITSSTDSSGGDAISCQQDTDDAKSRFLQPSDAAKSSLLLSKTIRSSIDVVDGMPSQDTIQSVPSVSTVEEADNEEPLSQPDIQGRQDEAAAEAAPSAKSRFLESCVESENEPEDEGQSTIPRQNPQTGRWETGAASWGKLLEAELADDIEFYESDEELEKEPNSRDEYVPETEAQRSDGDEDDDDDVELLGAAAPKPRRRETTAYGTASDIFSPWYNKAVVIDNGSDVLKIGLAGGYIPSITMPTIVGRKRGYDLSERDRHTYIGDDALANQGVLGFDYPIEGGVVGNWSDLERIWDHVFTYELALNPADHPVLLTEISTTPRHQREKYFEVLFERFHVPAVFLVNQAVLALHASGCTSGVVLSSGSGITEVVPIYEGFCMTHAVTVLDVAGRQVTGQLASLLQHNKGYNFTTSSEWEILRIMKERLAFVASDIEEEKRRSRVVEAHEYKLPDGQTMSVSDELFMCTEPMFQPERAGITDSPGIHSLVMESLQRCDPEIRAMLKDMLILAGGNTKLRGFVPRLQKELAGLNLNMYVNAPSEREHSSWVGGSILASHSSFMDRWVTMEEYADQGSEIVHRKCF